In Cicer arietinum cultivar CDC Frontier isolate Library 1 chromosome 1, Cicar.CDCFrontier_v2.0, whole genome shotgun sequence, one DNA window encodes the following:
- the LOC113787242 gene encoding sugar transport protein 10-like: MEGDVPLPTVLCPMIWPFCFPPKAIVPPLIKVRSCNIDFSLVICREHPLFSFPYVLFKTLGFGNEASLMSAVITGGVNVVATFVSIFTVDKFGRKILFIEGGAQMFICQISIGGMIVVKFGLSGEGSLTKAEANLLLFFIYGYVAAYAWSWGLLGWLVPSELCSLEARSAVWPLLLFCWLCPYHDYLQALFLPETKNVPIEEMNRVWKSHWFWAKLFSEEGVVGRHEHNTSH, encoded by the exons ATGGAAGGTGATGTTCCATTACCAACTGTATTGTGTCCAATGATTTGGCCTTTCTGCTTTCCTCCAAAAGCTATTGTGCCTCCTTTGATCAAAGTTAGGTCTTGTAACATAGACTTTTCTCTCGTCATATGTCGTGAACATCCACTATTCAG CTTCCCTTATGTCCTCTTCAAGACTTTGGGATTCGGTAATGAAGCTTCCCTTATGTCAGCGGTCATTACTGGAGGAGTCAATGTAGTTGCCACATTTGTTTCCATTTTTACCGTAGACAAGTTTGGAAGAAAGATATTGTTCATTGAAGGTGGCGCCCAAATGTTTATTTGCCAG ATTTCTATTGGAGGAATGATTGTTGTAAAGTTTGGACTAAGTGGTGAAGGCTCGTTAACTAAAGCTGAAGCCAATCtcctcttatttttcatatatggCTATGTTGCAGCTTATGCTTGGTCTTGGGGTCTATTGGGTTGGTTGGTTCCTAGTGAATTATGTTCGCTTGAAGCTCGATCCGCAG TTTGGCCTCTTCTTCTTTTTTGCTGGCTTTGTCCTTATCATGACTATCTTCAAGCCTTGTTCTTGCCTGAGACAAAAAATGTTCCTATTGAAGAAATGAATAGAGTGTGGAAGTCACATTGGTTCTGGGCTAAATTATTTTCTGAAGAAGGTGTTGTTGGTAGGCATGAACACAACACTTCACATTAA